The proteins below come from a single Rosa rugosa chromosome 2, drRosRugo1.1, whole genome shotgun sequence genomic window:
- the LOC133729534 gene encoding negative regulator of systemic acquired resistance SNI1 isoform X1 yields the protein METPSSKRTTAGALEENILAILDSTEADDTHYANDDRTAFLDAVRAASLVPENGTPPTYKWFESIFAILRIGKSLELTMASFKLLNELDKRFPRVHLSVVDEMKSSNKVMFNEAWSPFVFSSESTSSEREAANNLGGSVDSSGFQHLIEDLADASAEPNFQASETKSLGNMLLFQYLVNVLEGDFQPRNCVYAETANWVLLRESLLNMLLVSRKINYKNLMKDCLAIMCKLYQTNAGFADDLISSETSVAQPAENFDTAATIALLEIGKNTCIAMQKFLIMIMELDLSKKTAEMQGSTTRADGVRTPLLEIVLDELTYDKDILDSFLQVFNEPKWKLEIVVQYLWKYIGKPSVRTRRANGPTDDASFNGALKCFSNVTSTKTTIKKIRPELAQLLLAHGLQAHLSLPCKQHVKGTSASSEERSNSSLIEVSENIISAFRNLKTADTKMEILPLGKEALFMAATIISAQS from the exons ATGGAGACCCCTAGCAGTAAGAGAACCACCGCCGGAGCTCTGGAAGAGAACATCTTGGCCATCCTCGACTCCACCGAAGCCGACGACACTCACTACGCCAACGACGACC GAACTGCTTTCCTCGACGCCGTTCGTGCCGCTTCGCTTGTACCCGAAAATGGAACTCCACCTACCTA TAAATGGTTTGAGTCGATCTTCGCCATCTTGAGGATTGGGAAATCTCTGGAGCTGACTATGGCAAGTTTTAAGCTTTTGAATGAGTTGGATAAG CGTTTCCCTCGGGTGCATTTGTCTGTTGTTGATGAAATGAAATCGTCCAATAAAGTCATGTTCAATGAG GCTTGGTCGCCATTTGTTTTCAGCTCCGAAAGTACTAGTAGCGAGAGGGAAGCTGCTAATAACTTGGGGGGATCAGTTGACTCCTCT GGTTTCCAACATTTGATAGAAGACCTTGCTGATGCAAGTGCTGAACCAAACTTCCAAGCCTCAGAAACAAAG TCCCTAGGAAACATGTTGCTGTTTCAATACCTAGTCAACGTTCTTGAAGGAGATTTTCAACCTCGCAACTGTGTCTACGCAg AAACTGCAAACTGGGTCCTTCTGAGAGAGTCTTTGCTCAACATGCTTTTG GTATCAAGAAAGATAAACTACAAAAACTTGATGAAGGATTGCTTGGCCATTATGTGTAAGCTGTATCAAACCAATGCTGGATTTGCTGATGATCTAATAAGTTCAGAGACGTCTGTGGCACAACCAGCTGAAAATTTTGATACGGCTGCAACAATTGCTTTACTTGAGATAGGAAAGAATACCTGTATAGCCATGCAGAAGTTTCTGATAATG ATTATGGAGCTTGACTTGTCGAAGAAGACAGCAGAAATGCAAGGGTCTACTACAAGAGCAGATGGTGTcag AACTCCTCTGCTGGAGATAGTTCTGGATGAGCTAACTTACGATAAGGATATTCTTGACTCATTTCTTCAG GTTTTCAATGAACCTAAATGGAAGCTTGAGATAGTTGTGCAGTATTTGTGGAAATACATTGGTAAG CCTTCTGTTCGAACTCGTAGAGCAAATGGTCCTACAGATGATGCATCATTCAATGGAGCATTGAAGTGCTTTTCAAATGTCACCAGCACAAAAACCACCATAAAAAAGATTAGGCCAGAACTAGCTCAGTTGCTTTTAGCACATGGCCTTCAG GCTCACTTATCCTTACCATGTAAACAACATGTCAAAGGCACCTCTGCTTCCAGTGAAGAAAGAAGTAACAGCTCCCTCATTGAAGTATCTGAGAATATAATATCTGCATTTAGAAATCTGAAGACTGCGGACAC GAAGATGGAGATTTTGCCACTTGGAAAAGAAGCACTGTTTATGGCAGCTACTATCATATCAGCGCAGTCATAG
- the LOC133733241 gene encoding uncharacterized protein LOC133733241, translating into MYYYCLSTLPPFATIGTKPNRTHPVRAMRAVVQRVASASVEVEGRTVSAIGPGLLVLVGLHESDSVSDAEYICRKVLNMRLFTNESSARGWDQNVMQRNYEVLLVSQFTLYGILKGNKPDFHVAMAPDKAKPFYASLVQSFRKSYKPDAIKDGVFGAMMKVNLVNDGPVTMQIDSPSPKNSNGVTEES; encoded by the exons ATGTACTACTACTGTCTCTCTACGCTTCCGCCCTTTGCAACTATTGGCACCAAACCCAATCGAACTCACCCCGTCAGAGCCATGAGAGCCGTCGTCCAGCGCGTCGCCTCCGCCAGCGTCGAGGTCGAAGGCCGCACCGTCTCGGCCATTGGGCCGGGCCTACTCGTCCTTGTCGGGCTTCACGAGTCCGATTCCGTCTCCGATGCCGAATACAT ATGCCGGAAGGTCTTGAATATGAGGCTGTTCACAAATGAGAGTAGCGCAAGAGGATGGGACCAAAAC GTAATGCAGAGGAACTATGAAGTGTTACTGG TGAGTCAATTTACATTGTATGGAATCCTCAAGGGTAACAAGCCTGATTTTCATGTGGCCATGGCGCCGGATAAAGCAAAGCCCTTTTATGCTTCGTTGGTTCAGAGCTTTAGAAAATCCTACAAGCCGGATGCAATAAAAG ATGGCGTGTTTGGAGCAATGATGAAG GTCAATTTGGTCAATGATGGACCAGTTACAATGCAAATCGACTCACCATCCCCTAA GAACTCAAATGGCGTCACAGAAGAATCGTGA
- the LOC133733242 gene encoding sugar carrier protein C-like, with protein MPAVGIASGGRSKEYAGELTRYVMVTCIIAAMGGLIFGYDIGISGGVTSMDSFLNKFFPSVYRKKELDKSTNQYCQYDSQALTMFTSSLYLAALMASIVAATVTRKFGRKLSMFFGGVLFCSGAIINGAASAVWMLILGRILLGFGIGFSNQSVPLYLSEMAPSKFRGALNIGFQLSITLGILAANLLNYFFAKIKGGWGWRLSLGGAMVPALIITVGSLILPDTPNSMIERGQHEEAETQLRRIRGVDDVSEEFNDLVIASDESKKIEDPWRNLLQRKYRPQLCMAILIPFFQQLTGINVIMFYAPVLFNTIGFGSDASLISAVITGLVNVAATIVSMYGVDKWGRRKLFLEGGTQMLICQIVVAACIGAKFGLDGNADNLPKWYAIVVVVFICTYVAGFAWSWGPLGWLVPSEIFPLEIRSAAQSVNVSVNMIFTFIVAQVFLTMLCHLKFGLFIFFAFFVCVMSVFVYLFLPETKGIPIEEMSRVWKQHWYWKRFVTDEDYPNDGYEMSKPTIVNIV; from the coding sequence ATGCCTGCCGTAGGTATTGCCAGTGGTGGCCGCAGCAAGGAGTATGCCGGAGAACTCACCCGTTATGTTATGGTAACGTGCATCATCGCCGCCATGGGAGGGCTGATTTTCGGCTACGACATTGGAATCTCCGGTGGTGTAACGTCCATGGACTCGTTCCTGAACAAGTTCTTTCCCTCTGTGTACCGTAAGAAGGAGCTAGACAAGTCGACCAACCAGTACTGCCAGTATGACAGTCAGGCGTTGACCATGTTCACGTCTTCCTTATACTTGGCTGCTCTCATGGCGTCGATTGTGGCCGCCACCGTGACTCGGAAGTTTGGCCGGAAATTGTCCATGTTCTTCGGTGGTGTTCTCTTCTGCTCCGGCGCCATCATCAATGGCGCTGCCAGTGCTGTGTGGATGTTGATTCTTGGCCGGATACTCCTCGGTTTCGGTATCGGATTCTCCAATCAGTCTGTGCCACTCTACTTGTCTGAGATGGCACCATCCAAGTTCAGAGGAGCTCTCAACATCGGTTTCCAGCTTTCTATCACACTTGGCATCCTCGCCGCCAATCTGTTGAATTACTTTTTTGCCAAGATAAAGGGCGGTTGGGGATGGCGTTTGAGTTTGGGTGGTGCAATGGTCCCTGCCCTTATCATCACCGTTGGCTCCCTAATATTACCAGACACACCAAACTCTATGATCGAACGCGGCCAGCACGAGGAGGCCGAGACACAACTCCGGAGGATTCGCGGTGTTGATGATGTCAGCGAGGAGTTCAATGACCTTGTTATAGCTAGTGATGAGTCCAAGAAGATAGAGGATCCATGGAGGAATCTGCTCCAGAGGAAGTACAGGCCCCAACTTTGCATGGCAATTCTGATTCCATTCTTTCAGCAGCTTACTGGTATCAATGTGATCATGTTCTATGCTCCTGTGTTGTTCAACACAATTGGTTTCGGAAGTGATGCTTCTCTCATATCGGCTGTGATCACCGGACTTGTTAATGTTGCTGCAACAATTGTTTCGATGTATGGTGTTGATAAGTGGGGAAGGAGGAAGCTCTTCCTTGAGGGTGGAACTCAAATGTTGATATGCCAGATAGTTGTGGCTGCTTGTATTGGTGCAAAATTTGGATTGGATGGAAATGCTGATAACTTGCCAAAGTGGTATGCAATTGTTGTGGTAGTTTTCATCTGCACATATGTAGCAGGGTTTGCTTGGTCATGGGGTCCTCTAGGGTGGCTAGTCCCTAGTGAAATCTTCCCCTTGGAAATCAGATCAGCTGCTCAGAGTGTCAATGTCTCAGTCAATATGATCTTCACCTTCATTGTGGCTCAAGTCTTCTTGACAATGTTGTGCCACTTGAAATTCGggctcttcatcttcttcgcaTTCTTCGTGTGTGTCATGTCCGTTTTCGTGTACTTGTTCTTGCCCGAGACAAAGGGGATCCCAATTGAAGAGATGAGCAGGGTGTGGAAGCAGCATTGGTACTGGAAGAGATTTGTTACCGATGAAGATTACCCCAACGATGGTTATGAGATGAGCAAGCCAACAATTGTCAACATTGTGTAA
- the LOC133729534 gene encoding negative regulator of systemic acquired resistance SNI1 isoform X2, translating into METPSSKRTTAGALEENILAILDSTEADDTHYANDDRTAFLDAVRAASLVPENGTPPTYKWFESIFAILRIGKSLELTMASFKLLNELDKRFPRVHLSVVDEMKSSNKVMFNEAWSPFVFSSESTSSEREAANNLGGSVDSSGFQHLIEDLADASAEPNFQASETKSLGNMLLFQYLVNVLEGDFQPRNCVYAETANWVLLRESLLNMLLVSRKINYKNLMKDCLAIMCKLYQTNAGFADDLISSETSVAQPAENFDTAATIALLEIGKNTCIAMQKFLIMIMELDLSKKTAEMQGSTTRADGVRTPLLEIVLDELTYDKDILDSFLQPSVRTRRANGPTDDASFNGALKCFSNVTSTKTTIKKIRPELAQLLLAHGLQAHLSLPCKQHVKGTSASSEERSNSSLIEVSENIISAFRNLKTADTKMEILPLGKEALFMAATIISAQS; encoded by the exons ATGGAGACCCCTAGCAGTAAGAGAACCACCGCCGGAGCTCTGGAAGAGAACATCTTGGCCATCCTCGACTCCACCGAAGCCGACGACACTCACTACGCCAACGACGACC GAACTGCTTTCCTCGACGCCGTTCGTGCCGCTTCGCTTGTACCCGAAAATGGAACTCCACCTACCTA TAAATGGTTTGAGTCGATCTTCGCCATCTTGAGGATTGGGAAATCTCTGGAGCTGACTATGGCAAGTTTTAAGCTTTTGAATGAGTTGGATAAG CGTTTCCCTCGGGTGCATTTGTCTGTTGTTGATGAAATGAAATCGTCCAATAAAGTCATGTTCAATGAG GCTTGGTCGCCATTTGTTTTCAGCTCCGAAAGTACTAGTAGCGAGAGGGAAGCTGCTAATAACTTGGGGGGATCAGTTGACTCCTCT GGTTTCCAACATTTGATAGAAGACCTTGCTGATGCAAGTGCTGAACCAAACTTCCAAGCCTCAGAAACAAAG TCCCTAGGAAACATGTTGCTGTTTCAATACCTAGTCAACGTTCTTGAAGGAGATTTTCAACCTCGCAACTGTGTCTACGCAg AAACTGCAAACTGGGTCCTTCTGAGAGAGTCTTTGCTCAACATGCTTTTG GTATCAAGAAAGATAAACTACAAAAACTTGATGAAGGATTGCTTGGCCATTATGTGTAAGCTGTATCAAACCAATGCTGGATTTGCTGATGATCTAATAAGTTCAGAGACGTCTGTGGCACAACCAGCTGAAAATTTTGATACGGCTGCAACAATTGCTTTACTTGAGATAGGAAAGAATACCTGTATAGCCATGCAGAAGTTTCTGATAATG ATTATGGAGCTTGACTTGTCGAAGAAGACAGCAGAAATGCAAGGGTCTACTACAAGAGCAGATGGTGTcag AACTCCTCTGCTGGAGATAGTTCTGGATGAGCTAACTTACGATAAGGATATTCTTGACTCATTTCTTCAG CCTTCTGTTCGAACTCGTAGAGCAAATGGTCCTACAGATGATGCATCATTCAATGGAGCATTGAAGTGCTTTTCAAATGTCACCAGCACAAAAACCACCATAAAAAAGATTAGGCCAGAACTAGCTCAGTTGCTTTTAGCACATGGCCTTCAG GCTCACTTATCCTTACCATGTAAACAACATGTCAAAGGCACCTCTGCTTCCAGTGAAGAAAGAAGTAACAGCTCCCTCATTGAAGTATCTGAGAATATAATATCTGCATTTAGAAATCTGAAGACTGCGGACAC GAAGATGGAGATTTTGCCACTTGGAAAAGAAGCACTGTTTATGGCAGCTACTATCATATCAGCGCAGTCATAG